One stretch of Mastomys coucha isolate ucsf_1 unplaced genomic scaffold, UCSF_Mcou_1 pScaffold12, whole genome shotgun sequence DNA includes these proteins:
- the LOC116086568 gene encoding keratin-associated protein 20-2-like, whose amino-acid sequence MCYYGGYYGGLGYGYGGLGCGYGCGYGCGYGGYGYGCCHPLCCRRYWSYGVY is encoded by the coding sequence ATGTGCTACTATGGAGGATACTATGGAGGCCTGGGCTATGGCTATGGAGGCCTGggctgtggctatggctgtggctatggctgtggctatggTGGCTATGGATATGGTTGCTGCCACCCACTGTGCTGTAGAAGGTACTGGTCCTATGGTGTCTACTGA
- the LOC116086570 gene encoding keratin-associated protein 20-2-like, translating to MCYYGSYYGGLGYGYGGLGYGYGGLGCGLGCGYGCGYGGYGYGCCRPLCCRRYWSYGFY from the coding sequence ATGTGTTACTATGGCAGCTACTATGGAGGCCTGGGCTATGGCTATGGTGGTCTAGGCTATGGCTATGGTGGTCTAGGCTGTGGTCTAGGCTGTGGTTATGGCTGTGGCTATGGTGGCTACGGCTATGGCTGCTGCCGCCCACTGTGCTGTAGAAGATACTGGTCTTATGGCTTCTACTGA
- the LOC116086569 gene encoding keratin-associated protein 20-2-like — translation MCYYGRYYGGLGYGYGGLGYGYGYGGYGCGYDYGFCRPLFCRRYWSYGFY, via the coding sequence ATGTGTTACTATGGCAGGTATTATGGAGGCCTGGGCTATGGTTATGGTGGCCTaggctatggctatggctatggtGGCTATGGGTGTGGCTATGACTATGGTTTCTGCCGCCCACTGTTCTGTAGAAGGTATTGGTCTTATGGCTTCTACTGA